In Cuculus canorus isolate bCucCan1 chromosome 27, bCucCan1.pri, whole genome shotgun sequence, the following proteins share a genomic window:
- the POLRMT gene encoding DNA-directed RNA polymerase, mitochondrial, with product MSLLRLRPALLGSAPLRAAGSVLRNYSSASTKEKAARNAICERTELLEVLKARVKQLQASNVPEVTVNKVELAPLGNDKYQNPLQKVVAPGPTENQPAPRQRDDNSAWPSSWVEKSKKEMHMRQLKVERRLSIAAQLAAESKVKAKRETNVKTKGKKSLKAKEAAAWSHSHASPHGAYTCSKPRVAAVNKSAKAQRTQRVQEDGDGNQYKILQQTIQSNLECFLFLQQPEKAERFLLSYHRSPVKRRLLNVNAYNIVMRSWARKGHLLRIKRLFSMLASVGLQPNLDSYAAALECLGRNPLSTETIQSWVQQMENNGFHVDELFQKCLFEEDEKEKVLKAIRIVQPNYQLPPPANPQNCKSSLLQDFYFKEKVVSYPKLDFSVQELQERFQQQLEMELASTVTIESVESTKPLTPQAIKARKLLDTLRSRWHDSILQALKKSKHSMSKLKTASGYKILYPYLCLLPDKEYVAIMLQILNTLSPQGESLAVLARELGSKVYDRYITQRKLRSSHLEKVQEVYEDYIHLLAKDSQPDNYLPREYWEKLVSEAGFGPSLHLKDCSWPYMLVMRLGMHMLELLVQAVKVPRNILNPRLEPKLIPVLYHIYSFHSSWQVGLVKPHPIFSQIVSDAAETMLTFNSSAIPMLCPPVPWTSPHFGAFILSDTKLMRFVDGAIQHQLLLEQCPPVNLHPVLDALNQLGNCAWKINQPVLDIIISIFNDKGNEKLDIPPPISEAPKPSVAPSSFSTLNKSQKRELLLCRKKAAEMHSLRMDALYKLSIANYVRDKVFWFPHNMDFRGRTYPCPPYFNHLGNDVTRAILLFAEGKPLGPRGLDWLKIHLVNLTGLKKKNSLQERLEYANEIMEEILDSADYPLTGRKWWMNTDEPWQALACCMEIAKASRSPDPAAYISHFPVHQDGSCNGLQHYAALGRDLIGAISVNLMPCSVPQDVYSAVAQQVEEFRKKDAERGVKIAQVLQGFVSRKVVKQTVMTVVYGVTRYGGRLQIEKRLKEIDEFPEEYLWEASQYLVKQVFSGIKEMFSATRDIQNWLTESAKLIAQSGRTVEWVTPLGLPIVQPYYRSKSTVLNCSMQNLSVKNSNSSQKPDTVKQKNAFPPNFIHSLDSTHMMLTALHCLRQGLTFVSVHDCYWTHALTVDVMNQICRQQFVALHSEKILQDLSEFMLEKYCSPGKETRALWQKKLMEQLSSVPKTGEFNLKEVMDSTYFFS from the exons ATGTCGCTGCTGCGGCTGCGGCCCGCGTTGCTCGGCTCGGCCCCGCTGCGGGCCGCCG GGAGTGTTCTCAGGAACTACTCCTCCGCCAGCACcaaggagaaggcagcaagAAATGCCATCTGTGAGaggacagagctgctggaag TGCTGAAAGCCCGAGTGAAGCAGCTCCAAGCCAGTAACGTCCCGGAGGTGACAGTCAACAAGGTGGAGCTGGCGCCGTTGGGGAATGACAAGTACCAGAATCCATTGCAGAAAGTAGTGGCCCCCGGCCCCACGGAGAATCAGCCCGCTCCTAGGCAAAGGGATGACAACTCGGCCTGGCCCAGTAGTTGGGTTGAGAAGTCGAAGAAAGAGATGCACATGCGACAGCTGAAGGTGGAGCGGAGGTTATCTATCGCTGCCCAgctggctgcagagagcaaggTCAAAGCCAAGCGAGAGACCAATGTGAAGACCAAAGGCAAGAAGAGCCTGAAGGCTAAAGAGGCTGCTGCCTGGAGCCACAGCCACGCTAGCCCCCATGGCGCCTACACGTGCAGCAAGCCCAGGGTGGCAGCAGTGAACAAGAGTGCCAAAGCACAGAGGACTCAGCGGGTGCAGGAGGACGGGGATGGCAACCAGTACAAGATCCTGCAGCAGACCATTCAGTCCAACCTGGAATGCTTCCTCTTCTTGCAGCAGCCAGAGAAGGCCGAGAGGTTCCTTCTCTCGTACCATCGCTCCCCTGTGAAGAGAAGGCTTTTGAATGTCAATGCATACAACATTGTGATGCGGAGCTGGGCAAGAAAG GGACACTTGCTCCGCATCAAGCGTCTGTTTTCCATGCTGGCATCCGTCGGCCTGCAGCCCAACCTGGACTCATACGCAGCAGCGCTGGAGTGCCTGGGCCGAAACCCATTGTCCACTGAAACCATCCAGAG CTGGGTGCAGCAGATGGAGAATAATGGCTTCCATGTGGATGAGCTCTTTCAAAAGTGCCTATTTgaggaggatgagaaggaaaaggtgcTGAAGGCCATCAGGATTGTTCAGCCTAACTACCAGCTGCCCCCTCCAGCCAACCCCCAGAACTGCAAgtcttctctgctccaggaCTTCTATTTCAAA GAGAAGGTGGTGTCGTACCCCAAGCTGGATTTCTCCgttcaggagctgcaggagcgctttcagcagcagctggaaatggaGCTGGCCAGCACTGTAACCATCGAGTCGGTGGAGTCGACCAAACCTCTCACCCCACAAGCCATTAAAGCG CGCAAACTGCTGGACACACTTCGATCCCGGTGGCACGACTCCATCCTCCAGGCCCTGAAGAAGTCGAAGCACAGCATGTCCAAGCTCAAGACAGCATCAGGGTACAAGATTCTCTACCCTTACCTGTGCCTGCTGCCAGATAAGGAGTACGTGGCCATCATGCTGCAG ATCCTCAACACCCTCTCTCCACAAGGAGAATCCCTGGCTGTCTTGGCCAGGGAGCTGGGCTCCAAAGTCTATGACAGATACATCACCCAGAGGAAGCTGCGCAGCAGCCATCTGGAGAAGGTGCAGGAGGTCTATGAGGACTACATCCACCTGTTGGCAAAGGACAGCCAG CCTGACAATTACTTGCCACGAGAATATTGGGAGAAGCTGGTGTCAGAAGCAGGCTTCGGGCCTTCCCTCCACTTGAAGGACTGCAGCTGGCCGTACATGCTCGTCATGCGCCTGGGCATGCACATGCTGGAACTCCTGGTGCAGGCTGTCAAGGTGCCCAGGAACATCCTCAATCCTCGCCTGGAGCCCAAGCTCATCCCCGTCCTCTACCACATCTACTCCTTCCACAGCAGCTGGCAG GTTGGACTGGTGAAGCCTCATCCCATCTTCTCCCAGATTGTGTCAGATGCAGCGGAGACCATGTTGACCTTCAATTCCTCCGCCATACCCATGCTGTGCCCCCCGGTTCCCTGGACCTCACCCCACTTTGGTGCCTTTATCCTGAGCGACACCAAGTTGATGCGCTTTGTGGACGGGGCCATCCAGCAccagctgctcctggagcagTGTCCTCCGGTGAACCTCCACCCTGTGCTGGATGCCTTGAACCAGCTGGGCAACTGCGCTTGGAAGATTAACCAGCCGGTGCTGGAtatcatcatctccatcttcaATGACAAAGGcaatgagaagctggacatcCCACCACCCATCTCGGAGGCCCCCAAGCCTTCTGTTGCTCCCAGTAGTTTCTCTACCTTGAACAAGTCCCAGAAGCGTGAGTTGTTGCTGTGCAGGAAGAAGGCGGCTGAAATGCACAGCTTGCGCATGGATGCACTCTATAAGCTTTCCATCGCCAACTACGTCAGGGACAAAGTCTTCTGGTTTCCTCACAACATGGACTTCCGAGGGAGGACTTACCCTTGCCCGCCTTATTTCAACCACCTCGGTAATGATGTCACCCGTGCCATCCTGCTCTTCGCAGAGGGGAAGCCGTTGGGACCCAGGGGCCTTGACTGGTTGAAGATCCACCTCGTTAACCTCACGGGGCTGAAGAAGAAGAATTCCTTGCAGGAGCGGCTGGAGTATGCCAATGAAATCATGGAGGAGATCTTGGACTCAGCCGATTACCCGCTCACG GGCAGGAAGTGGTGGATGAACACCGACGAACCCTGGCAAGCCTTAGCGTGCTGTATGGAAATCGCCAAAGCCTCGAGGTCCCCGGATCCAGCAGCCTACATATCTCACTTCCCGGTTCACCAG GACGGCTCCTGCAATGGCCTGCAGCATTATGCAGCTCTTGGCCGGGACCTTATTGGTGCCATCTCTGTCAATCTGATGCCCTGCAGTGTTCCCCAGGATGTCTACAGCGCGGTGGCCCAGCAG GTGGAAGAGTTTCGGAAGAAGGATGCTGAACGAGGGGTGAAGATTGCCCAGGTGCTGCAAGGCTTTGTCAGCCGCAAGGTGGTGAAACAGACGGTGATGACAGTGGTGTATGGTGTCACGCGCTACGGCGGGCGGCTGCAGATAGAGAAGCGCCTCAAGGAGATTGATGAGTTCCCTGAG GAATACTTGTGGGAAGCGTCTCAGTACCTTGTAAAGCAGGTGTTCAGTGGCATCAAGGAGATGTTCTCTGCCACCCGAGATATCCAG AACTGGCTGACAGAGAGTGCCAAGCTCATTGCCCAGTCAGGACGGACGGTGGAGTGGGTCACACCGCTGGGTCTCCCTATTGTGCAGCCCTACTATCGGTCCAAGTCCACTGTG ctgaaCTGCAGCATGCAGAACTTGAGTGTGAAGAATTCCAACAGCAGCCA GAAGCCTGACACAGTGAAGCAGAAGAATGCCTTCCCACCCAACTTCATCCACTCCCTGGACTCTACGCACATGATGCTCACGGCTCTGCACTGCCTCAG GCAGGGTCTGACCTTCGTCTCAGTCCACGATTGCTACTGGACTCACGCGCTCACTGTGGATGTCATGAACCAG ATCTGTCGGCAGCAATTTGTCGCTCTGCACAGCGAGAAGATCCTGCAGGATCTGTCCGAGTTCATGCTGGAGAAATACTGCAG CCCCGGCAAAGAGACTAGAGCCCTCTGGCAGAAGAAGCTGATGGAGCAGCTCTCAAGTGTCCCCAAGACAG GTGAATTCAACCTGAAGGAGGTGATGGATTCCACCTATTTCTTCAGCTGA
- the HCN2 gene encoding potassium/sodium hyperpolarization-activated cyclic nucleotide-gated channel 2, giving the protein MRAGREAAAAAAEEEAAAAAGSDASKRGGGSAGRARGRGGKGSPNGECRRGEPPRSPGSEPPREPKVSFSCGGGGGSGSPGGAKAAEEDAGEEARGSQASFMQRQFGAMLQPGVNKFSLRMFGSQKAVEREQERVKSAGAWIIHPYSDFRFYWDFTMLLFMVGNLIIIPVGITFFKEETTAPWIVFNVVSDTFFLMDLVLNFRTGIVIEDNTEIILDPERIKKKYLKTWFVVDFISSIPVDYVFLIVEKGIDSEVYKTARALRIVRFTKILSLLRLLRLSRLIRYIHQWEEIFHMTYDLASAVMRIINLIGMMLLLCHWDGCLQFLVPMLQDFPQNCWVSINGMVNDSWSELYSFALFKSMSHMLCIGYGKQAPESMTDIWLTMLSMIVGATCYAMFIGHATALIQSLDSSRRQYQEKYKQVEQYMSFHKLPADFRQKIHDYYEHRYQGKMFDEDSILGELNEPLREEIVNFNCRKLVASMPLFANADPNFVTAMLTKLKFEVFQPGDYIIREGTIGKKMYFIQHGVVSILTKGNKEMKLSDGSYFGEICLLTRGRRTASVRADTYCRLYSLSVDNFNEVLEEYPMMRRAFETVAIDRLDRIGKKNSILLHKVQHDLNSGVFNNQENEIIQEIVKYDREMVQQAELQQHTAMYSPVQPQVTSAIATLQQAVAMSFCPQMASPLVGSMALGSPRMMRRLQYAQAVPSPFAVSPVLLQQSPPPQPQPPAPHANPSPSQDQAQPSTLPASTSAFAAVAASPPSQSPLASRTFAYGAAPGQLGSQLSLSQQQGPGSPQRLAAHKSTQALHTSSLSQDSRPLSASQPSLPHGLAAGSTQSPPASVHESSTSISGGPAAASPGPGPPAALRGQAASRGAPAHPASASAVLVGPPALPQDSAATRKDSVASTPDTDPAKSRLSSNL; this is encoded by the exons ATGCGGGCGGGccgggaggcggcggcggcggcggccgagGAGgaagcggcggcggcggcggggagcgATGCCTCCAAGCGTGGCGGCGGTTCTGCGGGGCGGGCGAGGGGTCGCGGCGGCAAGGGATCTCCGAACGGCGAATGCCGGCGGGGGGAGCCGCCGCGGAGCCCCGGTTCCGAGCCACCTCGGGAGCCCAAGGTCTCCTTCTcctgcggcggcggcggcggctccggtTCTCCCGGTGGGGCCAAGGCTGCCGAGGAGGATGCGGGAGAGGAGGCTCGCGGGAGCCAGGCCAGCTTCATGCAGCGGCAGTTCGGGGCCATGCTCCAGCCCGGCGTCAACAAGTTCTCGCTGCGGATGTTCGGCTCCCAGAAGGCGGTGGAAAGGGAGCAGGAGCGAGTCAAGTCGGCGGGAGCCTGGATCATCCATCCCTACAGCGACTTCAG GTTTTACTGGGACTTCACGATGCTGCTCTTCATGGTGGGCAACCTGATCATCATTCCCGTGGGCATCACCTTCTTCAAGGAGGAGACCACGGCACCCTGGATCGTGTTCAACGTAGTGTCCGACACCTTCTTCTTGATGGACCTTGTGCTGAACTTCCGGACAGGGATTGTCATTGAGGACAACACGGAAATCATCCTGGACCCCGAGAGGATCAAGAAGAAGTACCTCAAGACCTGGTTTGTGGTAGACTTTATCTCCTCTATCCCTGTGGACTACGTCTTCCTCATTGTGGAGAAGGGCATAGACTCGGAGGTCTACAAGACAGCCCGTGCCCTCCGCATCGTCCGCTTCACCAAGATCCTCAGCCTCCTGCGGCTCCTCCGCCTCTCCCGGCTCATCCGCTACATCCATCAGTGGGAAGAG ATTTTCCACATGACCTACGACCTGGCCAGCGCGGTGATGAGGATCATCAACCTCATCGGCatgatgctgctgctctgccactgGGACGGCTGCCTCCAGTTCCTCGTGCCCATGCTGCAGGATTTCCCCCAGAACTGCTGGGTCTCCATCAACGGGATGGTG AACGACTCGTGGAGCGAGCTGTACTCCTTCGCCCTCTTCAAGTCGATGAGCCACATGCTCTGCATCGGCTACGGGAAGCAGGCGCCCGAGAGCATGACCGACATCTGGCTGACCATGCTGAGCATGATCGTGGGGGCTACCTGCTACGCCATGTTCATCGGCCACGCCACCGCCCTCATCCAATCGCTGGACTCCTCCCGACGCCAGTACCAGGAGAAG TACAAGCAGGTGGAGCAGTACATGTCCTTCCACAAGCTGCCTGCTGACTTCCGCCAGAAGATCCACGACTACTATGAGCACCGCTACCAGGGCAAGATGTTCGATGAGGACAGCATCCTGGGGGAGCTCAACGAGCCCCTGCGCGAG GAAATTGTGAACTTCAACTGCCGCAAGCTGGTGGCTTCCATGCCGCTGTTTGCCAACGCGGACCCCAACTTTGTCACGGCCATGCTCACCAAGCTGAAGTTTGAGGTGTTCCAGCCGGGTGACTACATCATCCGCGAGGGCACCATTGGCAAGAAGATGTATTTCATCCAGCACGGCGTGGTCAGCATCCTCACCAAGGGCAACAAGGAGATGAAACTCTCCGATGGCTCCTACTTTGGAG AGATCTGCTTGCTGACCCGTGGCCGGCGCACGGCCAGTGTCCGGGCGGACACCTACTGCCGCCTCTACTCGCTCTCGGTGGACAACTTCAACGAGGTGCTCGAAGAGTACCCCATGATGAGACGAGCCTTCGAGACCGTGGCCATTGACCGCCTTGACCGCATTG GGAAGAAGAACTCAATCCTCCTCCATAAAGTGCAGCACGACCTCAACTCGGGCGTCTTTAACAACCAGGAGAACGAGATCATCCAAGAGATCGTCAAGTACGACCGGGAGATGGTGCAGCAAGCggaactgcagcagcacacGGCCATGTACAGCCCCGTTCAGCCCCAGGTCACCTCTGCCATCGCCACCCTCCAACAAGCTGTCGCCATGAGCTTCTGCCCGCAGATGGCGAGCCCGCTGGTGGGCTCCATGGCCCTGGGCTCGCCCCGCATGATGCGTCGCTTGCAATACGCCCAAGCCGTGCCCAGCCCCTTCGCCGTCTCGCCCGTCTTGCTACAGCAGAGCCCCCCGCCGCAGCCGCAGCCCCCGGCGCCCCACGCCAACCCTTCGCCCTCGCAGGACCAGGCGCAGCCCAGCACTCTGCCCGCCTCCACCAGCGCCTTTGCTGCCGTGGCCGCCAGCCCACCATCCCAAAGCCCTCTGGCCAGCCGGACGTTCGCCTACGGAGCCGCCCCGGGGCAGCTgggctcccagctctccctcagccagcagcagggtCCCGGCTCGCCCCAGCGCTTGGCCGCCCACAAAAGCACCCAGGCGCTGCACACCAGCAGCCTCAGCCAGGATTCGCGGCCCCTGTCGGCATCgcagccctccctgccccacggGCTGGCGGCCGGCAGCACCCAGAGCCCTCCGGCATCGGTACATGAGTCGTCCACCTCCATCAGTGGGGGTCCGGCTGCTGCCTCGCCGGGTCCTGGTCCCCCGGCCGCGCTGCGGGGCCAAGCGGCATCGCGAGGGGCTCCAGCCCACCCGGCATCGGCAAGCGCGGTGCTTGTGGGGCCACCAGCTTTGCCGCAGGACTCGGCGGCCACCCGCAAGGATTCGGTGGCCAGCACGCCCGACACGGACCCGGCCAAGTCCAGGCTGTCTTCCAACTTGTGA